CCCGGGAGGAACGATTTTCTTCCTCCGGTGAAACCCGCAAAATAATGCGGTTCAACAGAGTTTACAGCGAGAACTGCGCCGAATTGAGTAAGGGCTTTGTTGAAATAAAGCTCGTTGCCGAAAGATGAAACACCGAAATATTCGACTTGCGAAGGATCTCTCGATTCGTGAAACAAAATTTTTCCGGGTTTGAATGAGCCCAATATTTTGGCGAGTTGTTCTTTTGAAGGGTCTTTGTGAGTGCCTGACGCGATTATGACTGTGGACTTTTTTTCAAAATCAGCGTCTGAACCCAGCAATTCGAGGACAGCGGCTGTGGGAGTTGTCCTCTCGTGGTCGTTGACTATTATCAAAATCCTCGAGTAAGAGTCGAGTTCGTCGCGAAGAAGATCAAGTTTATCCTTCCATCCTCCGTTTACTTTCGTATTGTCTTCGGAGGGTTTGAGCGTTTCCAAAAGCATTTTTATCTCACGGCGCTGATAATGTTGCCGCAGGGGGTTTTTTCGAGCAGACCGCGAATTTCCAGATCTGAAATTATGGTCAAAGCTTTTTGCGCTGAAAGTCCGGATTTTTCAACGAGAAGAGGCAAAGATATTTCTCTTTCAGCGCATCCTATCAAGTTGTTTTCTTCTTCGGTCAGATTTTCATTTAAGCTGGAATTTTCAGTCGCTTCAATTCCCGCGGCGAGTTTGAATTCTTCAGTATTTTTAAAATATCTGCATCCGCATTCAATCAGAGCGTCAGAGAATTCAGATTGAGGTTTTTCGGCGCCGGATTTCCAAACCAGAATTTCTTTGCCTGAATCTGCGGAGTATTCGATGAGGCTTTTTGTTCCGCTTTTCAAAGTGCCTTCGATGAAGACAACGAGATCCGACACCGATGCTATGAAAGTATTCGCGAGGGCAAAATCTGAAGCAAAAATCCTGCGGTTTTTCATCGGCGGTAAAAGCCACACTATGGTTCCTTTCGAGGACACAATCTTATCGGTCAGATCGCTGTGGTATGGAGGATATATCGTTCCTAAAGGTGAAGGAAGAACCGCAATCCCGCCGCCGTAATTTACTGCCACGTCATTTTGAACGCAGGATGAAATTCCCGTCGAAAGGTCGGAAATAATTCTGTAACCCGATGAAGCAAGCAGACGCGCTGTTTTCACTGCAGTCGTTACTCCCTCAGGCGTCGGTTTTCTTGTGCCGACTATCGCGGCGGTTCTGTCTTTTATATCGAGAGCTTTGCCGCGGTAGAAATATACTGGAAAATCGCTTAATCTTTTCGGCCCGTTTTCTTCGAATCCGGTCAGAACTATGCCTGATTCTGAAAAGTTTTTGAATTTTTCGGAGAGTTTATCGTTTCCCAGAGCTAGCCTGAAAGATTCGGCGTTGCACGCTTTCTTTGTTAACTTAGACCATTCATTTCTTGAATAATATCTGTCTAAATAACGGACGTCCAATCAGGGAACCTCGATTTCAGATAAATATGAATTGATTTCTTCATAGAGGTCTTCGTGATTTTTAAGAAGCCATTTCATCAAATGATCGACAAAGGAAGGTTCGGAATGCTCAAGATATTCACGGGCGAATCTTTCAGGATTCTTTCTTATGATTTTATCTATGGCCTTGGCGGCTTCTTCGGCCACTGTGCTGTTGTGCGAGTTTATGTTCTCGTAGATAAGCGTCACGCTTCTCGGCTCGCCGATAAGGCTGAGAGCGTAGCAAGCGCTGGATTTCAAATACCAGACTCCATCTTTCATCGAATCGAGGATCATCTGAACAGAATCCGGCCCTTTTTTTCCGAGCGCTTCCGCGGCGGCCAATCTGACGTTCCAACTCTCGTCTCCGAGCGCTTCGACGAGATTTTTGATTGAACTGACCGAGTCGCTTTCAGCGTAGAGTTTTACGTTGTCGATTCTTTCCCTGAGATTGTCAGATTTCAGATCTCCCGTCGCGATTAAAGGAGTTTCAATTATACTTTTTTCTTCAGGCATTACCGACCTCCTAAGCCCGTGATTTCTTTGTATATCATTATTATTCTTTCAAGCAGTAAATCTATGTTTTCTCTCGTCAGAGCCGAAACATAAATCGTTTCGTGTTTTATTTCAAGCTGGGGTATTTTTTTCAACAGATCGATTTTGTTGACGACAATAAGTTTGTTTTTTTCGTACAGACCGGCGTCATAGTTTTTTACTTCATCAGAAAGGACGAAAAAATCTCCGGCCGGGTTTTTGCTCGTTCCGTCCAGAACGAAAAGCAGAATTCTCGTTCTGGAGATGTGTCTCAGAAATTCAAGCCCGAGACCTTTGCCAAGATGCGCGTCTTTTACTATTCCCGGTATGTCTGCAAAACTGATCCTGAAGCCGCCGAGGTCTTCGTAAACGCCTAGATTGGGTATTAACGTCGTGAAAGGATAGTTTGCTATCTTGGGTTTGGCGCTCGAAATAGCCGAAAGCAGAGTGGATTTTCCGGCGTTGGGAAATCCTATAAAACCGACGTCGGCTATGAGATTCAATTCGAGGGAAATTTTCAATGAAGATCCTTCTCTCCCTTTTGTGAATTCGAACGGGACCTGATTCGTCGAAGATTTGAAATTCGTGTTGCCCGCGCCGCCTTTACCGCCTTTTAAGACTGTAATTTCGTCACCTGGATTGACTATGTCGCCGATGACTTCCTCTCCGGGCAGTTTCTTTATAAGGGTGCCGAGTGGAACGTTTATGTAGAGATTATTTCCGTCCGCGCCGTGCTGTTTTCGTTTTTTGCCGTCGCCGCCGTCTTCGGCCTTGAGCGACTTCTTGTATTTGAAATCCCTCAAAGTGCTCATCTTGGTGTCAGCGGCGATTATTACGTTTCCGCCTCTTCCTCCGTCGCCTCCGTCGGGTCCGCCGCGAGGAGCGTATTTTTCTCGCCTGAAACTGACGACACCGTCGCCTCCTTTTCCGCTTGAGATATCTATGACAGCTTTATCAATAAAATACATTTTTGACGTTCAGTTTAATTCCGCGAGGCCTTCTTTGAATCTTTCCAGGCCTTTACGGATGTCCTCTTCGGAAGCCGCGTAGGAAATTCTGACAGCTCCGTCGTCTCCGAACGCCTGTCCGGGAACGAGAGCGACATGCTTTTCTTTGAGAAGATACGTCGTCATATCATCGCTTGTGGCAATGGTTTTTCCGGCGTGTTTTTTACCCATGTAGTCGGATACGTCTATCCACGCGAAAAAAGCTCCTTCCAGAGGCGCGGTGCGTATGGAAGGAACTTCCGAAATCATGTTTTTGAGGAGATCTCTTCTTTTTTCGTAGGCGTTTTTCATCTCATTCACACAGCTGAAACCGGCGTTCAAAGCTGAGAGAGCGGCCATTTGAGAAACTGAGGAAGCACAGGAAATAGTGTGGGAAGCTATTTTCGATGAAGCTTCGGTTATGAACTGATCGGCTAACAGCCAGCCTAATCTCCATCCGGTCATGGCGAATGTTTTGGAAACTCCATTTACTATTATTGTCTTTTTCGCCGCTTCTGGCGAGACATTGGCAAAAGAATGATGCTTTTTGCCGTCAAAGACAATGTGATCGTATATTTCGTCCGAAACAACAAACATCCTGTCGTGTTTTTCAATAACTTTCCACAGGGATTTCAGGAGATCCAGTGAATAGACGTTGCCGACGGGATTTGACGGAGTGTTTATGAAAATCACCTTGGTTTTTTCCGTTATTTTTTCAGAGAGAATTTTGGGATCCAGCAGGTATCCCGTTTTCTTTGTGTCTATGTAAACCGGTTTCGCTCCGGTCAGTTCGACGAGATAAGGATAACTGACCCAGTAAGGCGAAGGTATTATGACTTCGTCTCCCGGATCGCAAAGAGCCATCAGGGCGTTGAAAATCGCGTTTTTACAGCCTGCACAGACGGCGACATTTTCAAAAGTGTATTTCGTTGAAATAAATTCGTTGGTTTTATCGGCGACAGCTTCTCTCAATTCTTTGATTCCTGAAGACGGAAGATAGCGCGTATAACCGTTTTCAACGGCTTCGACGGCCGCTTTTCTGACGTGTTCAGGAGTGTCAAAATCAGGTTCTCCGGCTGTCAGGTTGACAACGTCCACTCCTGATTTTTTAAGTTCTTTTACCATAGAAGAAAGTCTGATGGTCTCTGAAGGTTTTATAAGGCCTGATCTGCTGGACAGGATATTTTTCATTGTCTCTCCTTTTAATTTCTTCTTTTTGACGGAGCGAATTTTTCGTCCAATGCGTCTTTTACAATTTGAGGAACCCATCGGCTGACGTCGCCGCCGAAAGAAGCAATCTCCTTGACCATTGTCGAACTCAGATAGATCAATTCCTCCCTCGGCGTGAGGAAGATGGTTTCAATTTGCCCGTTCAATTTTCTATTCATCAATGCGAGAGAAAGTTCGTATTCAAAATCAGAAACAAATCTCAATCCTCTTATAACTATGTTTATGCCACTTTTCAAAATGTAATCAGCGAGGAGTCCGTCGTGGATCTCGACAGTGACGCCTGCATTCTGGACGACTGAATTCTTTATGAATCTCATCCTGTTTTTCGCGCTGAATACGTATTTTTTGCCGGGATTGTCCGCGACCAGAATTACGAGTTCTTCGAAAATTCCGGAGGCTCTGCGGACTATATCCAAATGGCCGTTGGTAACCGGATCGAAAGATCCCGGATAAATCGCCGTGTTTTTATTCTTCATTTAAAACCTCAAAAAAATACAATGTTTTTCCTCCGTGAGAAATCAAGTCGAATAATCGGAAAATTCCTGCAAGATTGATTCTGTCATTCGAGTGCCATATCACGGTTCCTCCATTTTCAGACAAATTCAGAATTCTTTTTGCGAGATTTTCTGTATCTTTGAAAGCGTAGGGCGGATCAACAAATATAAGACTGAATTTTGTGTTCCATTTTAGAGACATGACGTCCGCTTTGACAACTTTAACTTTCTCGACAATGCTCCATTTCCTGGCTCGTTCCAGAATATATCCTGCTCTGCGCGAGTCTTTTTCGACGAACAATACATCTTTGCATCCTCTCGAAAGCGCTTCAAAGCCGATTGATCCTGAACCTGAAAACAAATCGAGAGCCGAAAGACCGAAAATAGAATCTGAAAGCTTGTCGAACATTCTCTTTCTCATATACGCCGTCATGGGTCTTACACCTTCGCCCACTCCCTCTACGATCCTGTTTTTTAAAGATCCTGCTACTATTCTTGTCCCTTTAGGCATGTTCCCTATCCGGGTTTGTTCTCCGACAGTTTGGAAGCGTTTTCTTTCATTTGTCTGGCGAGCCGCTTTACTTCTTCAAGAAGCTCTTCCCTGTCAATCACTTCTTTTTTCACCAATATGCTGACTAACGCTTCAATTGCGATGGCATTGTTGTAAGGGAGCCTTTCGGGCAGAGGTAATGTCCCGTCGTTTCTGCAGTTTTTGTGAAAAAGTTTTCTAATATAGCTCATATGACAGCCTCCCTGTTAACGGCGTTAAAAGGAATCTCGCCTCTTAAGAAACTGACTATGCTTTCGGCGGACATAACGGCCATTTTATCGCGGGTTTCCTTTGAGGCGCTTCCTATGTGAGGCGCCAGAACCACATTGTCGAGCTTTAACAGTTCTTCCTCTATATCGGGTTCGTGCTCAAAAACGTCGAGCGCGGCGCCGGCAATGGATTTATTTTTAAGGACTTCGCAGAGAGCTTTCTCGTCAATGAGAGGACCTCTCGATGTGTTGATGAGGTATGCTGTTTTTTTCATGGACAACAAGCGTTTCATGTCGAAAATGTGACGGGTTTCCCCGTTCAGCGGCGCGTGTAGTGTTATCACGTCAGAACTTTCAGCAAGTTCGTCCATGTCCGCATACGATGCGCCAAAGGATTTTTCAAATTCGCCGTTTTTTGTCCTCGAAAAGTATATGATCTTCATCCCGAAGCCGGAGGCTCTTCGCGCGACAGCCTGTCCTATTCTTCCGAGACCTACGACTCCGAGGTATTTTCCGTTGAGATCTCCACCCGTCAGAAGTTCGGGCGACCATCCTTTGAATCTGCGTTCTCTCACAAACCTATCTGCTTCGGGAATTCTTCTCACGACAGACAATAACAGGGCAAAAGTGAGATCAGCCGTAGCTTCAGTCAGGACTCCCGGGGTGTTTGTCACTAAAATTTTTTTTTCATTGGCTTTTTCTATATCTATGTTGTCATAGCCGACCGCATAGTTTGCTATGATCTTCAGTTTGTCGGAAAATTCAATCACATCGGAGTCGATTTTATCCGTGAGAAGACACAATAATGCGTCTTTGCCCGGCACTTTTTCTTTCAGTTCTTTTTTAGTAATCGGCCTGTCGTCTTTAGGAAAAATCTCAAATTCGATCGAATTGCCCCTCAGAACATCGAGCCCGGCATCGGGAATCTTTCTGGTGACGAGTATATTTTTTGCCACAGACAGTCTCACAATCCGAGTTCATCCGATATGGAAGTCATGGACGCAAGACATATATCTGCAAACTCGTCGAAGCTCAATCCTGTCTTTTCAATCGTCATTATCTGCTGGCGATTCGCTCCGGCGGCGAATCTTTTTTCCTTGAACCTTTTTTTGATGAATTCCCTGTCAATGGATCCGAGCTTTTTTTCCGGATGCATCAGAGCGGATGCTATGATGAGGCCGCTGAAAGGATCGACGGCGTAAAGACACAAAGACATAAGATCTTCAGGCGGTTCAGTCATGCAATGGTTTTCGATCGCGGAAAGAATTTCGTCGTCCACCCCTTTTGCCGACAGCATTTCTTTTCCGACTTTTCCGTGAAGTTCCGGAGTGTCTTTCGTCAGGTCGTAATCTATGTCGTGCAGAATCCCGGCCGTAGACCATTTGGCTTCGTCTTTGCCGAAATGAAGCGCGAGACCTTTCATACAGGCTTCAACGGCAAAAAGATGTTTTTTCAGGTTTTCATTACCGATGTTTTCATCAATTAATTTAATCGCTTCATTCCTAAGCATTTTAATCTCCCAGAATAAATATTGGTTTCAATTCAATATCAACGGATAATCACCAGGTGTCAGATATTTTTCCCCGCTCGAAATCAAAATAGTGTCGGAAAACCTTATTATTCCCAAACCGGGAACGTTAAGTGACAAGATTGTTACAACTGCTTCATTTTCTCTGAACACATGGTTACTCACGGGGGTAATGTAAAAATAATCGGAAGAAGCTCCAAGTCCGAAACCTGCAACATTCGTTTGAAACTCGGCAAGTTCGCCGAGTGCGTCTGAAAGCGCGTCGGAAGCTTTTCCGGAAAGTTTGCCCACGTCTATCCATTCAGTCATTTTCCTGTAAGCCATTAATGATCTTTCAAGTATTTTTTGCCGTTCCGGGTCCGGTGGTTTAAAAAATGCGGTCCTGCCTACTATGGGAGCTTCGGACTTGTACCCAGCTGAAATCTCATACATGACGAGGTCTCCTTCCTGCAGGCTCCTCGCTGAAGGAACAGGATCAGGAAAACAACTGCCGTTTGAAAAATTGACCATGGTCGGCACACCGATTTTTTCCGCTCCCAGTCTGTGAAGTTCTAAGTCCAACATATTCCTGGTTTCAATTTCGGAGATTCCGGCTTTCAATGAAGGGATCGTCGATAAGATCGCGCCGTTCATCGCCGAATAAGCTTTTTTGATGAAAACTATCTGGTCTCCGTCTTTTTTGATTGCAATTTTAGAGATCGTCGATCCTAGGTTTCTGAATGTAACAATGCCTTTTAAATCTTTTTTTATTAGAGGATTGTCAATAGCCGCAGTTGTTATTTTTTTTTCGCGAAGAGTTCTGGCGATTTCATTGATGAACAAGCCTCCGGTTGAAATGCTTTCTTTCCAGGATGCATTTTGGAATTTGAATTCAACTGGAGACAATCCCTTGAAAATTTCAGAAGTAGAAGAATCCGAGATCAGAATTATTTCGTCGAGAAAAACAACCAGAGTCGCTTTTGTCTCTATGAAATTAACAAAGTTTTCAAGCTTCAGAAGGAAATAAACGTCCAGAATTTTGGTCAGAACACAGCATTCCCAGCCTCTTTCAAGCATTTTAGCGCGCAATCTGTCGAGGGGAGTCACCATTCTACTGTTCCGTCCGGCAATATGAGAATTGTCGGAGGAAGATCTCCTCTGTTTTGGGGAGTAAAAACACACCTGAATCCTATGTTTGAATAGGATATCGCAGGGTAAGCTATCCCCCTGTATGTCGTCGTCGCCAGTTCAATGGAATTTTCGAAAGAACCGCCGCGGATTACTTTGACAATATTTCCGAAATATTCGCTCTGTGCGGAACTGCCGGGATATTTGTTGTACCATGTCGAAGTCCATTCGAAAACGTTTCCCGCCATGTCCAAAGCTCCGTAAGGACTCATGGAAAGTTCTCCGAGCCAGCCTATGTTTTGAGGGACGCTGAATCTGTCTTCTATCGTTCTGGCACCCTGGTCTGTCCATTCGTTTCCCCATGGATAAATCCTGCCGTCTTCCCCGCGAGCGGCTTTTTCCCATTGACTTTCCGTGGGTATCGTCTTTGCAAGCCAGTTTGCGTATGCCGCAGCGTCTTCGTAACTGACATATCTGACAGGTTCGAAATACTTGCTCTGCGGAAGTATCCCGTTCGGCCAGTTAGACGGCTTCTGGTGTCCCGTAGCTTCGCAAAACAGCATGTACTGATAGCAAGTGACCTCGTACTTGTCTATGTAAAAATCATCCAAAAAAATTTCCTGCTCAGGCGTTTCGTCTTCAATTCCTTCGGTTGATCCCATAATAAAAGAGCCTTTTCTGACGAGGACCATTTCCCAAACATTCATGTACTGTTCCGTCATTATTATGGGGGGATCAAACCTGTGTATTTTATTATACTTGATAGTAACTTCAGTGGTCCGGCAAGATGAAAGAATCACTGTGGCCGACAACATCAAAAATAGCGGTAGATATTTCATAGAATTATCGGTGATCCGCATTTTTCGCAATTCCAGGCGTCCGGTCTGTTTTCAAAACCGCATTTTGGGCATTTTATTGAATTTTCACTGTCATCCTGAGCCTCAAACATTACCGAAGTCAGTTCTTCCTCCTCTTCTTCTTCCGGTGATTCCTCTTCCGATGCAGTGTCTCCGTCGTCTTCCTGAAAGAGGCTGTCAAAAGTTTCGTCAAACGAATCTTTTGATTTTATTAGGTCTTCAGTGACGGACTGTACCGTTTTAATCGGTTCGAAATCGTCCGAAGTCGGAGTTTGAATTTTGCCGGAAAAAGCGTCCTGCGCCAACGTTTCGGTTGTTTTTACTTCGGAATGGATGTACTCGTGTTCGCTTTCTCCAGGTTCTTTTTCCGGAATTTTTTCCTGATCGGAAAAAGAGAAAGTTGTCTCGGATAAAAAATCGTCTTTTGAATCGAATTTTGCTTCAATCTCCGCGTCTACGTCGGTTTGAAAGCTTTTCTTGGGCATCTCATAGGGCTCTTCGAAAGTTTTGGTGAAGGAGTCTTGTTTGGCAAATCTTTTTATCAATTCTTCAAAATCGTTCCTCGATTTGCTCAAAATAATCAAGCTGTCGTCATATTGTTTCTTGTTCGAATTCAGAGTATTTATTTTCTGGTTGTAATCATCCTCTCGCATCTCCCCGACCATATACCGGAGATCGATTTCTTCTTTTTGACCCTGTATGGAGTCGATTTTTTTAGTCAAATCTTCTATGTCTTTATCAAGATTTTTAATTTTTATGTTTATCTCCCCTCCCATTCCGCTCATTTGTGAATTGTATTCGTTCAGCTGTTCGGAATAATCCCTCATCACCTTCTCGTAAACATCGGGTCTCACTTTATCTTTAAATTGTTCGGCCTTATTTATCATTTCTTTCAAAGAAATAATCTTGGACAAAATAGCCTCAAAATTTTTCTCTTCGGACATAGAAAAAACTCCTTTAAATATTTATATTTATTATATCACCAATCAGGACTGAAAGTGACAAAAAAAGATCGGATCCTCCTGATCTGACGTCTATGGTCTTGCAAAACAGAATCTCTCTCGCTTTTCCGATTTCTTCATCTTTCCATAATTTTGCCTGTTTTATGTACTCCGGGGCATTTTCGGGAGATATATACAATCCAAATTCATTGAGAAGATAATTTTGTAAAGCAAAACCGTTTGATAAAAACGGATTTTTTTCCGAATAAATCCTAACTGCTTTGAGAACGCTGAAATGTTTGGACAAAACGTTTATCAAGTCATTGCTTCTATGTCCCCACTTCAGAGTTTTCTCAAGATTGACAAGAGCTTCACCCAGTTTTCTTCTTCCCACGGCGTATGAAACGCTCTCCAGAGTGTCTTTCTTCACGAGGACATCCTCAATATCTATGCCTGTTCCGCTTAAAATCCCGCTTTCGATGATTTCAAAAACCTGATGAAGGCCGGCTGCGCTTTCAGGGCCGTTGCTCTCAATCATCGCGTTTTGACGGGGTGTCAGTTTTACAGCGTATATTTTTTCGAGTTCCGAGATAAACGACCGTCTTTCATTAGGATAAGGGTCGAGAAACATGAATGTTTCGGCAAACCGGCTTATTTCTTTTAAAAGAGAAGGGCATTTGCGCGACGAAAGAAACTTTTTGCTGTCGCCGGAGTTTGTAATAAACACGACACAAGTTGTTTCAGGAAAATCAAACAACTCATTTATATCGGCGATGTCTTTTTTCAATTTAAGCTGGTCGGTATTGTAAACAATCAAAACTTTCGATTTTGAAAAAACAGGCAGAGACCATGCGTTTTCAATAAATTTGTCGCACGCGTCTTTTTCGTCTCCCCAAATTGCTATTCTGTCAAATGATCTGCCCGCTGGATCAGTAAGTTTTTCCTCGATGAACTTGACAAAAATTCTTTTTGAGACGAAATCAGGTCCGAGTAAAAGAAAAGAATTGCCCGTTTTTTCTTCGTTGATTTTTGACAGCGCTTGACCTAATTTGAAATGCGGAGTTTTCATAAAGTCAATTCTATTGACATGACGCCGTGTTGTAAACATCTGTCTTATTTATTATGAAACCGAATTTAATAGAAAAATCCGAGTTCTTTTTTAAAATGTTTCATATAAGTCCTGATTTATCATTGAAATGTTGTTTTCAGGCGGCCATTTCTTTGCGACGCCGTATGATTTTCTCGCCTCCGAATCGGACATGAGAGGCGGAGTGCAGATGATGATCGCCTTTAGTTGATCGCTTTTATCAAACTCGACCTGCCATTCTGTTTCGCTGAACTCGTAAAAAAGTATAGTTTCTTCATCATCTTCATCTCTCCAGAATACTCCGGGAAAAAATTTCGTGAAAACTTCTTCAGTAATACGTGTGCCCGCAAAAGCGGTTTTTCCTTCGAAAAGCAATTTGCCTTTAAAAGGCTTGAAAAGCGGATAACAGTTTTGAAAAACAATAAAGATGCAGGTTACCTTTCCGTTTTCGACTTCGAATTCAAAGCCTTTCGAATGGTAGCTGAATGACAAATTTTTGGCACCGGAGGGACTTTCCGGCTTTCCGAATTTTCTCAATGACAGGAAGTCGTCAAAAATTCCAATCCCTGAGAGTTTTGAGTATTTGAAATCGAACGCAAGGGAAAAAAGACCGGCTTCTCCCCAATCCATTCCCGGATATGATTTTCTAAAAAAATCAATTATTATTCCACGAACTTTTTGAAATAAATTCATGATTCATTATAAAAATCATTCCCCCGCCGTGGCAACTTTATATTGCGTTCAAAAACCTGGCAATGATTAATAAATTATTCATAATCCTGAAATAAAAAAGAGGGAGCTGTTGCTCCCTCTTTTTTCTGAAAGTCGGGGCGAGAGGATTTGAACCTCCGGCTTCTTGGTCCCGAACCAAGCGCGCTACCGGGCTGCGCTACGCCCCGATAATCAAGACTTTTCAGTTTAAAACAAAAACCTTAGAGTAAACCTTTCCGCGTTCAGTTGTCAATACGTAGATATAGCTTCCCGAGCCCATTGATTCGGTTGGCATTTCCAGGGAATGAGAACCCGGAGTCTGATGCCCCTCGAAAGCCGTTTGTACGTTTCTGCCTGAGATGTCGAAAGCCTTCAAAGTCACAAAGCCGGAAGAGGGCAGAAAATAATCTATCCTGACCAAATTCGCACCGGACATGTAACTTGCGTTCATGTTGAGCTCAACTTCCTGTCCTGGGAATATTATTTCTTCAACGCCGTTCTGCATGCAGACTACCGCTCCTACCGTCCAGCCGTAGTTGTAGCTGTAAGTGCTCAATTTTTCCCATCCACCTGTGTTGGTCCAGGCCCATTCGCTCTTGTTGGACACGAATGATCCTTCGTTTGCGGGAAAAGGATAGGAAGACGAGTTTTGATAAGTAAATCCGACAAGAACCCACATGTCTCCCGAAGTGTTTACAGGAACGTGATTAGCCCCGAGGACAATTTCGTACCACTGCTCGCTTCCTGAGACCGTGAATGCCGTATTAAGCAGAGTGTCTCCGGGAGCCGTTGATGTACCGTTGCCGAAGACGTAAATTCTGGCGTCGTTGGCGGGATTCGTGCCTTCAGAAAGCATGAAGATTATTCTTTCGATGTATCTTCCGGAAT
The candidate division WOR-3 bacterium genome window above contains:
- the obgE gene encoding GTPase ObgE; amino-acid sequence: MYFIDKAVIDISSGKGGDGVVSFRREKYAPRGGPDGGDGGRGGNVIIAADTKMSTLRDFKYKKSLKAEDGGDGKKRKQHGADGNNLYINVPLGTLIKKLPGEEVIGDIVNPGDEITVLKGGKGGAGNTNFKSSTNQVPFEFTKGREGSSLKISLELNLIADVGFIGFPNAGKSTLLSAISSAKPKIANYPFTTLIPNLGVYEDLGGFRISFADIPGIVKDAHLGKGLGLEFLRHISRTRILLFVLDGTSKNPAGDFFVLSDEVKNYDAGLYEKNKLIVVNKIDLLKKIPQLEIKHETIYVSALTRENIDLLLERIIMIYKEITGLGGR
- a CDS encoding HEAT repeat domain-containing protein, with amino-acid sequence MPEEKSIIETPLIATGDLKSDNLRERIDNVKLYAESDSVSSIKNLVEALGDESWNVRLAAAEALGKKGPDSVQMILDSMKDGVWYLKSSACYALSLIGEPRSVTLIYENINSHNSTVAEEAAKAIDKIIRKNPERFAREYLEHSEPSFVDHLMKWLLKNHEDLYEEINSYLSEIEVP
- a CDS encoding D-glycerate dehydrogenase, producing the protein MAKNILVTRKIPDAGLDVLRGNSIEFEIFPKDDRPITKKELKEKVPGKDALLCLLTDKIDSDVIEFSDKLKIIANYAVGYDNIDIEKANEKKILVTNTPGVLTEATADLTFALLLSVVRRIPEADRFVRERRFKGWSPELLTGGDLNGKYLGVVGLGRIGQAVARRASGFGMKIIYFSRTKNGEFEKSFGASYADMDELAESSDVITLHAPLNGETRHIFDMKRLLSMKKTAYLINTSRGPLIDEKALCEVLKNKSIAGAALDVFEHEPDIEEELLKLDNVVLAPHIGSASKETRDKMAVMSAESIVSFLRGEIPFNAVNREAVI
- the coaD gene encoding pantetheine-phosphate adenylyltransferase yields the protein MKNKNTAIYPGSFDPVTNGHLDIVRRASGIFEELVILVADNPGKKYVFSAKNRMRFIKNSVVQNAGVTVEIHDGLLADYILKSGINIVIRGLRFVSDFEYELSLALMNRKLNGQIETIFLTPREELIYLSSTMVKEIASFGGDVSRWVPQIVKDALDEKFAPSKRRN
- a CDS encoding SUMF1/EgtB/PvdO family nonheme iron enzyme — translated: MKYLPLFLMLSATVILSSCRTTEVTIKYNKIHRFDPPIIMTEQYMNVWEMVLVRKGSFIMGSTEGIEDETPEQEIFLDDFYIDKYEVTCYQYMLFCEATGHQKPSNWPNGILPQSKYFEPVRYVSYEDAAAYANWLAKTIPTESQWEKAARGEDGRIYPWGNEWTDQGARTIEDRFSVPQNIGWLGELSMSPYGALDMAGNVFEWTSTWYNKYPGSSAQSEYFGNIVKVIRGGSFENSIELATTTYRGIAYPAISYSNIGFRCVFTPQNRGDLPPTILILPDGTVEW
- a CDS encoding aminopeptidase P family protein; translated protein: MVTPLDRLRAKMLERGWECCVLTKILDVYFLLKLENFVNFIETKATLVVFLDEIILISDSSTSEIFKGLSPVEFKFQNASWKESISTGGLFINEIARTLREKKITTAAIDNPLIKKDLKGIVTFRNLGSTISKIAIKKDGDQIVFIKKAYSAMNGAILSTIPSLKAGISEIETRNMLDLELHRLGAEKIGVPTMVNFSNGSCFPDPVPSARSLQEGDLVMYEISAGYKSEAPIVGRTAFFKPPDPERQKILERSLMAYRKMTEWIDVGKLSGKASDALSDALGELAEFQTNVAGFGLGASSDYFYITPVSNHVFRENEAVVTILSLNVPGLGIIRFSDTILISSGEKYLTPGDYPLILN
- a CDS encoding RsmD family RNA methyltransferase, which encodes MPKGTRIVAGSLKNRIVEGVGEGVRPMTAYMRKRMFDKLSDSIFGLSALDLFSGSGSIGFEALSRGCKDVLFVEKDSRRAGYILERARKWSIVEKVKVVKADVMSLKWNTKFSLIFVDPPYAFKDTENLAKRILNLSENGGTVIWHSNDRINLAGIFRLFDLISHGGKTLYFFEVLNEE
- a CDS encoding HDIG domain-containing protein, whose amino-acid sequence is MLRNEAIKLIDENIGNENLKKHLFAVEACMKGLALHFGKDEAKWSTAGILHDIDYDLTKDTPELHGKVGKEMLSAKGVDDEILSAIENHCMTEPPEDLMSLCLYAVDPFSGLIIASALMHPEKKLGSIDREFIKKRFKEKRFAAGANRQQIMTIEKTGLSFDEFADICLASMTSISDELGL
- a CDS encoding DNA-processing protein DprA, whose translation is MDVRYLDRYYSRNEWSKLTKKACNAESFRLALGNDKLSEKFKNFSESGIVLTGFEENGPKRLSDFPVYFYRGKALDIKDRTAAIVGTRKPTPEGVTTAVKTARLLASSGYRIISDLSTGISSCVQNDVAVNYGGGIAVLPSPLGTIYPPYHSDLTDKIVSSKGTIVWLLPPMKNRRIFASDFALANTFIASVSDLVVFIEGTLKSGTKSLIEYSADSGKEILVWKSGAEKPQSEFSDALIECGCRYFKNTEEFKLAAGIEATENSSLNENLTEEENNLIGCAEREISLPLLVEKSGLSAQKALTIISDLEIRGLLEKTPCGNIISAVR
- a CDS encoding pyridoxal phosphate-dependent aminotransferase; amino-acid sequence: MKNILSSRSGLIKPSETIRLSSMVKELKKSGVDVVNLTAGEPDFDTPEHVRKAAVEAVENGYTRYLPSSGIKELREAVADKTNEFISTKYTFENVAVCAGCKNAIFNALMALCDPGDEVIIPSPYWVSYPYLVELTGAKPVYIDTKKTGYLLDPKILSEKITEKTKVIFINTPSNPVGNVYSLDLLKSLWKVIEKHDRMFVVSDEIYDHIVFDGKKHHSFANVSPEAAKKTIIVNGVSKTFAMTGWRLGWLLADQFITEASSKIASHTISCASSVSQMAALSALNAGFSCVNEMKNAYEKRRDLLKNMISEVPSIRTAPLEGAFFAWIDVSDYMGKKHAGKTIATSDDMTTYLLKEKHVALVPGQAFGDDGAVRISYAASEEDIRKGLERFKEGLAELN